A window of the Brachyhypopomus gauderio isolate BG-103 chromosome 14, BGAUD_0.2, whole genome shotgun sequence genome harbors these coding sequences:
- the LOC143474571 gene encoding complement C1q tumor necrosis factor-related protein 3-like, translating to MKLVLSLFLLLLLVWGIQMQDLMLPTIDILKELGKVKAMEERLKQVEDEMRQLQSKNKASKVAFSASLLDTKGPTNIGPFNTGMTLIFKHVFTNIGEAYNPTTGIFTAPLKGVYVFRVFSKAVGSPAQAVTAGLFKNGEHVFSTHAHQTGGFYSTSNGVSLQLEKGDSIWVKLYAATWIFDNGEHHHSSFSGHLLFPL from the exons ATGAAGCTGGTTCtaagtttgtttttgttattgctgCTTGTGTGGGGAATCCAGATGCAGGACCTCATGTTGCCTACCATAGATATCCTTAAAGAATTGGGAAAGGTCAAAGCCATGGAGGAAAGACTGAAACAAGTGGAGGATGAAATGAGGCAACTGCAGAGCAAGAATAAAG CCAGCAAGGTGGCCTTTTCTGCATCTCTACTGGACACTAAAGGACCCACAAACATTGGACCCTTCAACACTGGCATGACACTAATCTTTAAACATGTTTTCACAAACATCGGAGAAGCTTACAATCCAACTACAG GAATCTTCACGGCACCTTTGAAGGGAGTCTATGTATTCAGGGTCTTTTCCAAAGCAGTGGGAAGCCCTGCACAGGCCGTGACTGCAGGCTTGTTTAAGAATGGTGAACATGTATTTTCCACGCATGCACACCAAACTGGTGGATTTTACAGCACTTCCAATGGAGTGTCGCTGCAGTTAGAGAAAGGAGACAGCATATGGGTGAAGCTTTACGCTGCAACATGGATATTTGATAACGGCGAACACCATCACAGCTCATTCAGCGGTCATCTCCTTTTCCCCTTGTAA